Proteins encoded by one window of Salmonirosea aquatica:
- a CDS encoding cysteine desulfurase family protein has protein sequence MKVYFDNAATTRLDPEVLDAMLPYLTEQFGNPSSIHGHGRTVRSAIERARKTVAGLLNAAPAEIFFTSGGTEADNTALRSSIETLGLTHAITSPVEHHAVLHTLEHLQKNGQVELSLVRLDEKGNVDLTHLEQLLQTKPRSLVSLMHGNNEIGNLLDLHAVGELCAQYDAVFHSDTVQTMGHYRHDLQVLQANFIVGAAHKFHGPKGVGFLYVRPGTKIDPFVFGGAQERNMRGGTENVYGIVGLAKALEIAYRDMDAHRQHIEDLKRYMIGQLRGSIEGVIFNGTSADLDSSLYTVLSVSLPPSELNDMLLFNLDIAGISVSGGSACSSGSNVGSHVLGALNVDPERGNIRFSFGKYNTKAEVDFAVSTLAELYRKEGILK, from the coding sequence ATGAAAGTCTATTTCGACAACGCCGCCACCACCCGCCTGGACCCCGAGGTACTGGATGCTATGCTACCGTACCTGACCGAGCAGTTCGGCAATCCCTCGTCCATTCACGGCCATGGCCGCACGGTGCGATCGGCCATCGAGCGGGCGCGCAAAACAGTGGCGGGTCTACTCAACGCCGCCCCGGCGGAAATTTTCTTCACATCAGGCGGAACCGAAGCCGACAACACGGCCCTTCGGAGTAGTATCGAAACATTGGGCCTGACGCACGCTATTACCTCACCCGTTGAACACCACGCGGTGTTGCATACCCTGGAACATCTGCAAAAAAACGGACAGGTGGAACTCAGCCTGGTACGTCTGGACGAAAAAGGCAATGTGGATCTGACGCATCTGGAACAATTGCTCCAAACTAAGCCCCGCTCGCTGGTTTCGCTCATGCATGGCAACAACGAGATCGGCAACTTGCTCGATCTGCATGCCGTGGGTGAACTGTGCGCGCAGTACGATGCCGTTTTTCATAGTGATACTGTGCAGACTATGGGTCACTACCGGCACGATCTGCAGGTACTCCAGGCCAACTTCATTGTAGGAGCAGCCCACAAATTCCACGGCCCAAAGGGGGTAGGTTTTCTTTATGTCAGACCCGGCACCAAAATTGACCCCTTCGTATTTGGCGGAGCGCAGGAGCGCAATATGCGCGGGGGTACCGAAAATGTGTATGGAATCGTGGGTTTAGCCAAAGCCCTCGAAATTGCTTACCGCGACATGGACGCCCATCGGCAGCATATCGAGGATTTGAAGCGGTACATGATTGGTCAACTGCGGGGTAGCATCGAGGGCGTCATTTTCAATGGCACTTCGGCCGATCTGGATAGCAGCCTGTATACGGTTCTGAGTGTGAGCCTCCCACCTTCGGAACTCAATGACATGCTGTTGTTCAATCTGGACATCGCCGGAATTTCCGTGTCTGGTGGTAGCGCCTGTTCAAGTGGTTCTAACGTTGGCTCGCATGTGCTGGGCGCACTAAATGTAGATCCGGAGCGGGGCAATATTCGTTTTTCTTTTGGCAAGTACAACACCAAAGCAGAGGTAGATTTCGCCGTTTCGACACTCGCCGAATTGTATAGAAAAGAAGGCATTCTGAAATAG
- a CDS encoding NADPH-dependent FMN reductase, protein MKIAIISASPRKDSNSLKVGKYLKSLFTAQESDVSLFDFEEIDIPMVGRGSLDKENLTPFQQKLVALWGEADLVVFAIPEYNWMTSGEFINMLHQVGTKPFAHLFDQKVFGLVGVSSGRGGRRPCLEMTIMINKLISFLNQYSVISPKLFESHETGKNLDDEGNSTGNEFYEKGLADFVDYTLKIARQWHG, encoded by the coding sequence GTGAAAATAGCCATTATCTCCGCCTCTCCGCGCAAAGACAGCAATTCATTAAAAGTAGGCAAGTACCTCAAATCCTTATTTACAGCCCAGGAAAGCGATGTTTCCCTGTTTGATTTTGAGGAAATAGATATTCCGATGGTAGGGCGGGGTAGCCTGGATAAAGAAAACCTGACTCCCTTTCAACAAAAGTTGGTGGCTCTGTGGGGGGAAGCCGATCTGGTGGTTTTTGCCATACCCGAGTACAATTGGATGACGAGCGGCGAGTTTATCAATATGCTACACCAGGTAGGTACCAAGCCCTTTGCCCATTTGTTCGATCAGAAAGTGTTTGGTTTGGTAGGCGTGTCGTCCGGCCGCGGCGGCAGGCGCCCGTGCCTGGAAATGACGATCATGATCAACAAACTCATCAGCTTCCTGAACCAATATTCCGTCATTTCACCCAAACTGTTCGAATCGCACGAAACGGGTAAAAACCTGGATGACGAAGGTAACTCGACCGGAAACGAATTCTACGAGAAAGGCTTGGCGGATTTTGTGGACTACACACTGAAAATAGCCAGGCAGTGGCACGGATAG
- the hemH gene encoding ferrochelatase encodes MNTQLQTGPLTTSTKTIGKTGVLIVNLGTPDSPNTPDVRRYLREFLMDGRVIDIPYVSRWMLINFIIAPFRAPKSAKVYKELWTEEGSPLKTYGYTVEEMLQKALGGDYVVKLAMRYQNPSIASGLAELQKLGLSKITVIPFFPQYASASTGSVYEEVMRILATWQVMPELRFVNRFLDHPKFIEGFVRLGRRYLSERKYDHVLFSYHGLPERQILKGDVTNKQCKLGSCCDTLNRHNQFCYRAQCFETTRLLVKELGLAEGTYTTSFQSRLGRTPWIKPYTDDVIKDLARRGIKSVLALSPSFVADCLETTIEIGDEYRELFKEVGGEHWQLVESLNDSEIWVETLVDLVKKA; translated from the coding sequence ATGAATACCCAATTACAAACCGGACCATTAACCACTTCTACTAAAACAATCGGCAAAACCGGCGTGCTGATTGTCAATCTGGGTACCCCCGATAGCCCCAACACGCCTGATGTTCGCAGGTACCTACGCGAATTCCTGATGGATGGTCGTGTGATCGACATCCCCTACGTGTCGCGCTGGATGCTGATCAATTTCATCATCGCTCCATTCCGGGCTCCCAAGTCGGCCAAGGTATATAAGGAACTCTGGACCGAAGAAGGGTCTCCGTTGAAAACGTACGGCTATACCGTAGAAGAAATGCTGCAAAAGGCGTTGGGCGGGGACTACGTGGTAAAACTGGCCATGCGCTACCAGAATCCCAGTATCGCGAGCGGACTGGCTGAATTGCAGAAATTGGGCTTATCCAAAATAACCGTCATTCCGTTTTTCCCACAGTATGCTTCGGCTTCTACCGGCTCGGTGTACGAGGAAGTAATGCGCATACTGGCTACCTGGCAGGTTATGCCGGAACTACGGTTTGTCAACCGTTTTCTGGATCATCCCAAATTCATCGAAGGCTTCGTGCGGCTGGGTAGGAGGTACCTCAGTGAGCGTAAGTACGATCACGTCCTGTTCAGCTATCACGGCCTGCCTGAGCGGCAGATCCTGAAAGGTGACGTCACAAACAAGCAATGCAAACTTGGGAGCTGCTGCGATACCCTCAATCGCCACAATCAGTTTTGCTACCGGGCCCAGTGTTTTGAAACGACGCGACTGCTCGTGAAGGAACTGGGCCTGGCCGAAGGTACCTACACGACCAGCTTCCAGTCAAGGCTGGGACGTACACCCTGGATCAAACCTTATACCGACGATGTAATCAAGGATCTGGCCAGGCGTGGCATCAAGAGCGTTTTGGCCTTGTCGCCCTCGTTTGTGGCGGATTGCCTTGAAACTACTATTGAAATCGGTGACGAATACCGCGAATTGTTCAAGGAAGTCGGCGGTGAGCACTGGCAGTTGGTGGAAAGCCTCAACGACAGCGAAATATGGGTAGAAACGCTGGTGGATTTGGTGAAAAAAGCATAG
- a CDS encoding DUF6503 family protein, translating to MKKHFLFIALFVGVFCGCTTAQKSSNPAAEGFNLAGSDPQAIALADEAMKAMGGRKNWDNTHFITWNFFGNRRLVWDKWTGDVRVDNLKNDQTVLLNINTDKGRVMKNGQEITQPDSVAKYVKQGKSAWINDAYWLVMPYKLKDSGVTLKYIGEDKTEDGTAAEKIQMTFDGVGDTPQNKYYVWFNPDSHLVTQWAYYAKADNEKPNFVLPWKTYKPYGKIMLSGDRGQRQLTDIQVFDKLPKSVFESFEKPTL from the coding sequence ATGAAAAAGCACTTCCTGTTCATTGCCCTGTTTGTGGGTGTTTTCTGTGGCTGCACAACGGCCCAGAAATCGTCCAACCCTGCCGCTGAAGGCTTTAATCTGGCAGGTTCCGACCCCCAGGCCATTGCATTGGCAGATGAAGCCATGAAAGCAATGGGCGGACGGAAAAACTGGGACAACACCCACTTCATAACCTGGAATTTTTTCGGCAACCGCCGCCTTGTTTGGGACAAATGGACCGGCGATGTACGGGTTGACAACTTAAAAAATGACCAGACCGTACTACTTAATATTAATACGGACAAAGGTCGGGTCATGAAAAACGGACAGGAAATCACCCAACCCGACTCCGTGGCCAAGTACGTGAAGCAGGGCAAGAGTGCGTGGATTAACGATGCGTACTGGCTGGTGATGCCCTACAAACTGAAAGATTCGGGCGTGACTCTGAAATACATCGGTGAAGATAAAACCGAGGATGGAACTGCCGCCGAAAAAATCCAGATGACCTTCGACGGCGTGGGCGACACCCCCCAGAACAAATACTACGTCTGGTTCAACCCCGATTCGCATCTGGTGACGCAGTGGGCCTACTACGCCAAAGCTGACAATGAGAAACCGAATTTCGTCTTACCATGGAAGACGTATAAGCCCTACGGAAAAATCATGCTTTCCGGCGATCGCGGGCAGCGTCAACTGACCGACATTCAGGTGTTTGACAAACTACCGAAATCCGTATTCGAATCGTTTGAGAAACCGACCTTATAG
- a CDS encoding complex I subunit 1/NuoH family protein, whose translation MFTTLLIFLLMVPGFVVVGVYLERKVSAFIQDRMGPMEVGKWGLLQLFADLLKLLQKEDIVPKAADKWLFLGAPFVIFAAVFASYAVLPLAPGLNGSGAAVGVFYLLTILSVDVIGILMAGWGSNNKYALFGAMRSVAQIVSYEVPLGLAVLCVVMLTQTLDLQAISFQQGIYSPETIYLFGLRDLNVDVTRVGGFLSWNVVRNPFLLIVYVIFFIASLAECNRAPFDLPEGESELVGGFHTEYSGMRYALLMLSEYGMMLLVSLLGAILFLGSWNTPFPNIGPLRLADWTSGEPGTPLGYLSGAFWLLSKGLLAVLVQMWVRWTLPRLRVDQLMYLGWKVLTPVGLVLFFVSGVWRLLGV comes from the coding sequence ATGTTCACCACCCTCCTTATCTTCCTCCTCATGGTACCCGGCTTCGTGGTGGTGGGGGTATATCTGGAGCGTAAGGTATCGGCCTTTATTCAGGATCGCATGGGGCCTATGGAAGTGGGCAAATGGGGCCTTCTGCAACTTTTTGCCGACCTTTTGAAGCTTTTGCAGAAAGAGGACATCGTTCCCAAAGCAGCCGACAAGTGGCTGTTCCTGGGCGCGCCTTTCGTGATTTTTGCGGCCGTATTTGCTTCCTATGCGGTACTCCCGCTGGCACCCGGCCTCAATGGATCGGGCGCGGCGGTAGGTGTCTTTTATCTTCTAACTATTTTGTCGGTGGATGTGATTGGCATTCTGATGGCGGGCTGGGGCTCCAACAACAAGTACGCCCTATTCGGAGCCATGCGTTCAGTGGCGCAGATCGTTTCGTATGAGGTACCCCTAGGCCTGGCGGTGCTGTGCGTAGTGATGCTCACACAGACTCTCGACCTGCAGGCTATCAGTTTTCAGCAGGGGATCTATTCGCCCGAAACGATTTACCTCTTCGGGCTGCGCGACCTGAACGTGGACGTAACCCGGGTAGGTGGTTTTTTGAGCTGGAACGTCGTACGCAATCCATTCCTGCTCATCGTATATGTCATTTTTTTCATCGCTTCGCTGGCCGAGTGCAACCGCGCGCCCTTCGACTTGCCGGAGGGGGAGTCGGAACTGGTCGGGGGCTTTCACACGGAATATTCCGGGATGCGTTATGCACTTCTAATGCTATCGGAATATGGCATGATGCTGCTCGTGTCGCTACTTGGGGCCATCCTTTTCCTGGGTAGCTGGAACACACCGTTTCCAAATATAGGCCCCCTGCGCCTTGCCGACTGGACGAGCGGCGAACCTGGTACACCGTTGGGGTACCTTTCGGGTGCCTTCTGGCTTTTGTCTAAGGGGCTTTTGGCTGTGTTGGTGCAGATGTGGGTACGCTGGACGCTTCCACGCCTGCGCGTGGACCAACTCATGTACCTGGGCTGGAAAGTGCTGACTCCCGTAGGCCTGGTGCTTTTCTTCGTGTCGGGCGTATGGCGGCTCCTGGGCGTGTAG
- the asnS gene encoding asparagine--tRNA ligase: MGPVQIKQLLQSAEIGQPVEIKAWVRTKRESKNAIFIALNDGSTIHNIQAVAEPGQFSDSIIRLITTGSCLKVTGILVESLGSGQSVEVKIQEIHIYGTADPEQYPLQPKKHSLEFLREIAHLRPRTNTFSAILRIRHALAFAVHKYYNDNGFFYLHTPIITASDAEGAGEMFRVTSLDMENPPRDESGQIDYKEDFFGRETNLTVSGQLEGELGALALSKIYTFGPTFRAENSNTTRHLAEFWMIEPEMAFFELEDNMNLAEDFVKYVIRYALEHCADDLDFLEKRQADEEKSKPQNDRSMPLSEKLRFVVDNPFERLTYTEAIDILVRSKPHKEKKFQYHVEWGVDLQSEHERYLVEKHFKKPVILTNYPRAIKSFYMKLDEDGKTVRAMDVLFPGIGEIIGGSQREDNYDKLLERVHEIGIEPENLWWYLETRKFGTAPHSGFGLGFERLVQFVTGMGNIRDVIPFPRYPKSAEF; the protein is encoded by the coding sequence ATGGGTCCCGTACAGATCAAACAACTCCTGCAAAGTGCCGAGATCGGTCAGCCGGTCGAAATCAAAGCCTGGGTACGCACCAAACGCGAGAGCAAGAATGCCATTTTTATTGCCCTCAACGACGGCTCTACCATCCATAATATTCAGGCCGTTGCCGAGCCTGGACAATTCTCCGATTCGATCATCCGCCTTATTACGACGGGTTCTTGCCTGAAAGTCACGGGAATTCTGGTAGAATCGCTCGGTTCGGGACAGTCGGTGGAGGTAAAAATTCAGGAGATTCATATCTACGGTACTGCCGATCCGGAACAGTATCCGCTGCAACCCAAGAAGCATTCCCTGGAATTTTTGCGTGAGATTGCCCACCTACGCCCACGCACCAACACGTTCTCGGCCATTCTTAGAATACGCCATGCGCTGGCTTTTGCAGTGCATAAGTACTACAACGATAACGGCTTCTTTTACCTGCATACGCCCATCATTACGGCCTCTGACGCCGAAGGTGCCGGAGAGATGTTTAGGGTTACATCGTTGGATATGGAAAATCCTCCACGCGATGAATCCGGCCAGATCGATTACAAAGAAGATTTCTTCGGCCGTGAGACTAACCTGACGGTTTCCGGGCAACTGGAAGGAGAGCTGGGTGCGCTGGCGCTCTCCAAGATCTACACATTTGGACCCACCTTCCGGGCCGAGAATTCCAATACCACGCGCCACCTGGCGGAGTTCTGGATGATCGAGCCGGAAATGGCTTTTTTCGAACTGGAAGACAATATGAACCTGGCCGAGGATTTTGTCAAGTACGTGATCCGTTATGCGCTGGAACACTGTGCCGACGATCTGGACTTCCTGGAGAAGCGGCAGGCGGATGAGGAAAAAAGTAAGCCCCAAAACGACCGCTCCATGCCGTTGTCGGAAAAGCTGCGGTTCGTGGTCGATAACCCCTTCGAGCGTCTGACCTATACGGAGGCCATCGATATCCTGGTCAGGTCGAAGCCGCATAAGGAGAAGAAGTTCCAGTATCACGTCGAATGGGGGGTAGATTTACAGAGCGAACACGAGCGCTATCTGGTAGAGAAGCATTTCAAAAAGCCCGTGATTCTGACCAACTATCCCCGTGCGATCAAGTCATTTTATATGAAACTGGATGAAGATGGAAAAACCGTGCGCGCTATGGACGTACTATTTCCCGGAATCGGTGAGATCATTGGAGGTAGCCAACGCGAAGACAATTACGATAAGCTTCTTGAGCGTGTCCACGAGATAGGTATCGAACCCGAAAACCTGTGGTGGTACCTTGAGACCCGGAAATTCGGCACAGCTCCGCATTCCGGTTTTGGCCTGGGCTTCGAGCGGCTCGTACAGTTCGTAACGGGCATGGGAAATATCCGCGATGTGATTCCATTCCCAAGGTACCCCAAGAGTGCAGAATTTTGA
- the rpoN gene encoding RNA polymerase factor sigma-54 yields MQKLIITQGLLQKLSPQQIQFIKLLQVPTAELDSRIKEEIEVNPALEEGQDELPKSEFESEGNEEGDYEDGHHEELDLDGYLNHDELNGYKMYGDGAFNMEEDYEYPVETRMTLHDSLFQQFGFLNLLEQERFLGLHLLGSIESDGYLRRSLKAIASDLVFTQGVYTSEAELERVLKKIQALEPAGIGARSLQECLLLQLGHKSQFDATVQLARQVIENHFDEFSKKHFEKIQKRLGITQQEAFDVITLITRLNPKPGSVEGDEDRSHYLTPDFIIVNHQGQLEVTLNSRNAPELRVNRTFAEMLDTYNKSDKTNKSIRETAAFIKQKLDSAKWFIDAIKQRQVTLMRTMTAILNYQYDFFLEGDETRLRPMILKDIATVIEMDVSTVSRVASSKCVQTEFGLYPLKYFFSEGISTEWGEDASSREVKNILRELIETEPKRKPFSDDKLEKMLNEKGYNIARRTVAKYREQLNIPVARLRKQI; encoded by the coding sequence ATGCAAAAGCTGATTATTACCCAGGGACTGCTGCAAAAGCTTTCTCCTCAGCAAATCCAGTTTATAAAGCTGCTGCAGGTACCAACTGCTGAACTCGATTCCCGGATCAAAGAGGAGATTGAAGTAAACCCCGCACTGGAAGAAGGACAGGATGAACTGCCGAAAAGCGAGTTCGAGAGTGAAGGCAATGAGGAAGGCGACTACGAAGACGGGCACCATGAGGAGCTTGATTTGGATGGCTACCTGAATCATGACGAACTCAATGGCTACAAGATGTACGGGGATGGTGCTTTCAACATGGAGGAAGACTACGAGTACCCGGTCGAGACGCGCATGACGTTACACGACAGTCTTTTTCAGCAGTTCGGATTCTTGAATTTATTGGAGCAGGAGCGGTTTCTGGGGCTACACTTATTGGGGAGTATCGAAAGCGACGGCTACCTACGGCGATCATTAAAAGCTATTGCCAGCGACCTGGTGTTTACCCAAGGAGTATACACTAGCGAAGCCGAACTCGAAAGGGTACTGAAAAAAATACAAGCCTTGGAACCGGCGGGAATTGGCGCACGCAGCCTCCAGGAATGCCTGCTTTTGCAATTAGGGCACAAATCCCAGTTCGATGCCACCGTGCAGCTTGCCCGGCAAGTCATTGAGAATCACTTCGATGAATTCTCAAAAAAACACTTTGAAAAAATACAAAAGCGCCTGGGTATCACCCAACAGGAGGCCTTCGACGTAATCACGCTCATCACACGACTCAATCCCAAACCGGGCTCCGTAGAAGGTGATGAAGACCGCTCGCACTACCTGACTCCTGATTTCATTATTGTCAACCATCAGGGGCAGTTGGAAGTAACCCTCAACTCGCGCAACGCTCCCGAACTGCGGGTTAACCGTACCTTCGCCGAAATGCTCGACACCTATAATAAGAGCGACAAAACGAACAAGAGCATCCGTGAAACCGCAGCCTTTATCAAGCAGAAGCTGGATTCTGCCAAGTGGTTCATTGACGCCATCAAGCAGCGGCAGGTAACGCTCATGCGCACCATGACAGCCATCCTCAATTATCAGTACGACTTTTTTCTGGAAGGGGATGAGACGAGACTCCGCCCGATGATCTTGAAAGATATCGCCACGGTCATCGAAATGGACGTTTCGACCGTGTCCCGGGTGGCCAGCAGCAAATGCGTGCAAACCGAGTTTGGCCTGTATCCCCTCAAGTATTTTTTTTCGGAGGGTATTTCTACCGAGTGGGGCGAGGACGCCAGCAGCCGCGAGGTGAAGAACATTCTGCGTGAGCTTATCGAAACCGAACCCAAGCGCAAGCCCTTTTCTGACGACAAGCTGGAAAAAATGCTTAATGAGAAAGGCTACAATATCGCTCGCCGTACCGTAGCCAAGTACCGCGAGCAACTCAACATCCCCGTGGCCCGGCTACGCAAGCAAATCTGA
- a CDS encoding enoyl-CoA hydratase/isomerase family protein gives MYEHLLYETADSVARITLNRPQVHNALSPDLIREITDAVNAASADISVRVLLLTGAGDKAFCSGADLKAGLGDASGLGDALRTRYNPMILALRTIPKPVICRLNGLAAGAGCSLALACDVIIMSAEAYFSQIFVNIGLMPDAGSTYFLPRLVGPARAFELASTGRRVYGPEAVQIGLAQRAVSATELDGAVEETLAYYRHAPTQAIGAMKHAFNRSLQSDLEEMLHYEAEGQDKLSKTHDAGEGILAFLQKRKPEYQGS, from the coding sequence ATGTACGAACATCTGCTGTATGAAACTGCCGACAGTGTAGCGCGCATTACCCTCAACCGCCCCCAAGTCCACAATGCCCTCAGCCCCGATCTGATCCGGGAAATCACCGATGCGGTGAACGCGGCCTCAGCCGATATTTCGGTTCGCGTTCTGCTGCTTACAGGAGCGGGTGACAAAGCTTTCTGCTCTGGTGCCGACCTCAAAGCCGGGCTTGGCGATGCCTCGGGCCTGGGCGATGCGCTACGTACCCGCTACAATCCTATGATCCTGGCGCTACGTACCATTCCCAAACCAGTGATTTGCCGCCTCAATGGCCTGGCGGCAGGAGCGGGCTGTTCGTTAGCCCTTGCCTGTGATGTAATCATCATGTCGGCAGAAGCCTACTTTTCCCAAATCTTCGTCAACATCGGTTTGATGCCCGATGCAGGCTCAACCTACTTCCTGCCCCGGCTGGTAGGCCCGGCCCGAGCCTTCGAACTGGCTTCCACAGGCCGCCGCGTATATGGTCCCGAAGCTGTGCAAATAGGTCTGGCGCAGCGCGCCGTATCCGCTACCGAACTGGATGGCGCCGTGGAAGAAACCTTGGCTTACTATCGACACGCTCCTACCCAGGCCATCGGGGCTATGAAGCATGCATTCAACCGATCTTTACAGTCAGATCTGGAAGAAATGCTACATTACGAGGCCGAAGGGCAAGATAAACTCAGCAAAACTCACGACGCCGGGGAGGGGATTCTGGCTTTTTTACAAAAGCGAAAGCCTGAGTATCAGGGCTCGTAG